The Jiangella sp. DSM 45060 genome contains the following window.
TCTTCGAGCAGAGCCCGACCACTTTCGTGCGTGTCGATGTGTTCGACGCCGGCGCCGGGCCGCGGCTGTTCGCGTCCAGCACGGTCAACGGCACGCCGAAGACCCGAACCAATCAGGCACTGCCTGACCTGGGGTCGATCCGGCTGCGGGTGGACCGGGCCGGCGACTCCTGGACCGTACATTGGTCGGGCGACGGCCAGTCGTGGACGACGGCCGTCACCTTCACCCAGGCCATCGACCTGTCCAGGGTCGGACCCTACGCCGGCAACGCCGGCGGCACGTCATCCCCCGCCTTCACCGCTGCAATCGACTACGTCTTCGACCCGGCGGCGTCGGTCAGCCCGGAGGACGGCACGGGCTCGGAGCCCGAACCAACGCCGACGCCGACTCCGACGCCAACCCCCACCCCCACGCCAACCCCCACCCCCACGCCAACCCCCACCCCCACGCCGACTCCCGCGCCGGGTTCAGCGTTTGTCTCGGACGACTTCGCCACGGGAGCGCTCGGCTCACGTTGGAGCATCGTCGATCCCGCCGGCGACGGCACTGTGACCCTGACCGGCGCGGGCACCGCCGATGCCCGGCTCGTCCTCGGGGTCCCGGGCGGTTCCGACCACAACCCGTGGCGTAGCGCCGACTCGCTGCGTGCCGTCCAGTCGGTCCCCGACGACGACATCACGGTCGAGGCGAAGTTCGACTCCATGCCGACCCTGAAGAACCAGACACAGGGCCTGCTGTTCGAGCAGAGCCCCGGCACGTTCACCCGGTTCGACGTGTTCCACGACGGCACCGGCCTGCGGTTGTTCGCGTCGAGCACCGTCAACGGCACCGCGAAGAGCCGCCTCAACCAGTCGCTGGCGGCGCTGCCGTCGGTGCGGCTGCGGGTGTCCCGCGCGGGTGACACCTGGACGCTGAGCTGGTCGGCCGACGGCCAGTCGTGGACCACTGCCGCCACCTTCACACAGGCCATCGAGCTGAACCGGGTCGGCCCGCATGCGGGCAACGCCGGCGGCTCGGCGGCGCCCGCGTACAGCGCACTGGTCGACTACGTCTTCGACCCGGCGCGTCCGATCGACCCCGAGGACGGCACCGAACTGCCGCCTGACACCACGCCACCGGTCATCGGCCAGCCCACGGTGACCGCCACCGCCGTCTCGGCCACCGTCCAGTGGACGACGAACGAACCGGCGGGCGGCGCCGTCGATTACGGCCTCACGACGTCGTACGGTTCGACGGTCACCGAGTCCGGTGCCGCGCTGAACCATTCCGTCACGCTGACAGGCCTCGAGCCCGAGACCACCTATCTGTACCGGGTGCGCGGCAGCGACCTCGCCGGCAATCCCGGCGCCCCGGTCACCGGGACGTTTACCACGGCCGCGCCCACCGGCTCCGGCGACGAGATCGACGTCTGGTACGGCCCGCAGCAGTCGTTCGGCACTCCGGCCCACACGCAGCCTTGGGTGAACATCCTGGGTGCGGTGGCCGACCCGGCCAACGTGACCGCGCTGACCTACCGTGTCGACGGCGGCTCGGCCAAGCCGCTGAGCATCGGTCCGGACAACCGGCGGCTGCAGAACCCAGGCGACTTCAACATCGACATCCCGCGGTCGTCGCTGTCGACCGGCCAGCACACGGTGGCGATCAACGCCACCTACCGGAACGGACATCAGGCATCGGCGAATGTCACCGTCAGCGTCGCCAGCCCGGGAGCGCTCTCAATGCCCCGGACGGTGAACTGGTCGGGATCGACGCCGCTACAGAACCAGGGCCAGGTCGTCGACGGCCGCTGGGTCATCTCCAACGGCACGCTGCGGACCGCCACGACCGGATACGACCGGCTGGTCGCGGTCGGGGACCTGCGGTGGACGGACTACGAGGTGACCGTGCCGATGACTGTGCACAGCTTCGGGCCGGGCGCGTATACGCATCTGTCCGGTGCGCCGATGATCGGGCTCGGCCTGCGCTGGCAGGGCCACACGGCGGTCGACAGTTCGCAGCCCGCCTGGGACTGGTTCCCCGCAGGCGCCTACAGCTGGTACCGGTTCTTCGAGGACGGAGCCCGGTGGGAGCTGCGAGGCAACGGGAACTCACCGGTGAAACGCGGCACCCGCGAAGGCAGCGGCATCGCGTTCGGCACCAGTTACACGATGAAGGTCAGGGTCGAGAGCCTGGCCCAGGGCGCGCGGTACTCGATGAAGTGGTGGCGCACAGGTACCGCCGAGCCGGCCGCTTGGTCCGCCACGATCGACGACACCGACAGTGTCGCCAACGGCTCGATCGTGCTGATCGCGCACCAGCTCGACGCCACGTTCGGAGCAGTTCAGATCACGCCCGTTCCCGGATCGCCGTGACCGGACGACCAGACGTGATACGTCGATGACCGCCGAGACCATCGAGCGACAGGCACCGGGACGGCACGCGGCCGGCAGGCGGCGACCGGTCCGGCGTCAGGCGATCCATGACTCGACGGACGACCTGCTGGCCGCACGCTACGAGGCGCGTCGGGCCAAGCCCAAGCGCCACTCGAAGCTGCGTTCGGCCACGATCTGGTCCTACTCGCTGACCATCGGCAAGATGGCCATCACGACCGGACTGTCGCTGGCGTTGGCCGCCATGCTCGGGCCGCGCGCGTTCGGCGTCATCGCGATGGCCCTGGTGTTCACCAACTTCATCGAAATGCTCCAGCAGCAGGGAATGATGCCGGCGATCATCGCCCGCAAGACGCTCTCCAATCTGCATGCCGATACCGCGTTCTGGCTCGTCCTGGGCACCGGGGTCGTCTGCACAGGCCTGGGGCTGCTCGCCGCGCCCTGGTGGGCCGGACTCAACGGGCTGCCCGAGCTCGCGCCGGTGATTCAGGTGCTGGCGCTCAGCGTCCCGCTCAGCTCGTCGGTCGTGGTGCACGAGGCGATCCTGCGCCGCCACCTGGACTTCCGGAAGCTGGCCGTGCGCAGCTGGTCGTCGGTCCTCGCCGGCGGCGTGGCCGGCATCGCCGCGGCGGTCGCCGGCTGGGGCGTCTGGGCACTGGTCACCCAGCAGGTGGTGACGACGGTGACCACCGTCGTCGTGCTCTGGCGGGTGTCGCACTGGCGGCCCCGGCTGCGGTTCAGCAGCGGAGCGGCGAAGGACCTGTGGCGCTACTCCGTCAGGTCGTCGGCTTCCAGCCTCGGGTTGTTCCTCGGTGGCCGCCTCGACGTCATCCTCGCCGGCGCGCTGTTCGGTCCGGTGCTGGTCGGCCTGTACCGGATGGGGCAGCGGCTGACCAGCATGGTCGTCGACGTCACCGCACGATCAATGCAGGCAGTCTCACTGCCCGGCCTGTCCGCGCTGCAGGACGACCAGGACGCCTTCAACGAACGGCTCCTGCGCATGCAACGCGTCACCGCGGCGCTGGCACTGCCCATGCTGGGGATCGTCGCCGGTGTGGCGCCCGCGGTCCAGAGCCTGCTCGGCGGCGAGTGGGCGGGCACCACTGAGGCCATCAGGATCCTCGCCGTGAGCCAGGCGCTCTCTGCCCTGACCCTGCTGCTGGGGCCCGCGCTACAGGCCAGAGGCAAGCCGGGGACTCTTGCCGTGGTGCTGTGGATCTGGGGCGGGCTGGGCGCCGCAGCGCTCCTCACGGCAGCGGCACTCGACGATGCCGCACTGAGCCAGCTCGCTGTGCTCTGCTGGGCCATCGTGGCGGCCTCTGCGGGGGCGGCAGTCCTTCTCCTGGCGGTCGCCTCCCGCACCTTCGGTATCCGCATCACCACGTTTTTCATGATTTTTCTCCCGGCCGTCGGGGCTGGAATCGCCGCTGCGGGCGTCGCCAGCGCCGTCACCTGGCAGCTAGCTACGTCTCCGCTGGTCGCAGCACTGCTCGGCGGCTTGTTAGGCGCAATGGTGTCGGTGGTCGTGCTGGCCGCGCTGGACCCGGTGGTCCGGACCATTCTGACGCCTTTGCTGCAGGTCACGAGCTTGCAACGGTTTGCCGTCCATGTTTCATTGGGCACCGTCACGAAACGGTCACGGGCCCAAGAGACCGCACAGTCGAGAACCCGCAGGGACTGATTCGATGCCCAAGTACGGTGGCAACCCCGCGCGCCGCAGAACGCGCCGCCACATCATCGTCATCACGCTGATCGTCGCCCTCCTGGGCGGAGGCGGCGCGGTGGCCTACGCACTTCAGCCGGACGAGCCCACATCGACCGTCGCAGACGACACCCTCTCCGCAGCGCGCCAGATCGGCGCTCCTGAGCCGAAGCCCACGCGCCACCAGTACTGGAAGCGCGGTTGGCACCGGACGCCGAAGCCAACGGCGACTCCGACCCCCACACCGACGCAGGAACCGACCGAGGAACCTCAGCCGGAGCCGACGCAGTCGGAGGAACCGGAAGAGACGCAGGTGCCCGAGCCAGAGCCGCCCGCCGAGGACGTCGATTACGGGGATTTCCCGACCATGGAGACCACGGGACCTCGCACCTCGGACTTCACGCAGAGCGATTCCCTCTCGTCCGAAGAGAACGGCCAGGTCATCGAGGGCCTGGAAGTCAGCGGCCGCATCCAGATCGAGCACGATGACGTCGTCCTCCGCGATGTGCGCATCAACCACGTCGCACAGGAGAACGGCCAGTACGCGCTGCACATCACCGAGAAGTCCAACGGTGAGTGCCCCCGCAACGTCGTCATCGAGCACATCGAGATCGCCGGCGACACCGACGTGCTGGACGACCGCGCGAAGTCGTTCTACAGCGAGTGTCCCTTCACCATGACGAACTCTCGCGTCTACGACGTCGGCACTGGCCTGCGTTTCACCAACGGCGCGCACATCGAGGGCAACTTCATCCGGGCGAACCACTACAACCCAGACTCCGGCACGCACCGCTCCGGCATGGGCATGAACGGCGGCGCGGATCACGTGATCGTCAACAACACCATCGAATGCGAGGGCCCGGGCTGCTCCGGCGCGTTCGTGATGTACGGCGACTTCGCCCAGGTCAGCAACGTGCTGGTCGAGCACAACCTGTTCAACACCACCGGCTCGTACTGTACGTACGCGGGATCGTTGGACTCCAAGGAGTTCCCGGTGGCCGAGAACGTTCGCTACATCGACAACCACTTCGGTCGGAAGTTCTTCGACACGTGTGGTCGATACGGCCCCGCCGCGGGCCGAGACAGTAATGGGGGGCCAGGCTTTGTCTGGGAAGGAAACGTCTGGGCGGACACCGGCGAACCCGTCGAGTAGCCGCACCACGCTGACCACGGTGAGCGGACCCGCCACGCGGCGGGCTCCGCTCACCGTGGGCGTGCTCGGCGGCATGGGTCCGATGGCGACGGTCGAGGCGTTCCGCCGCATCACCGCGATCACACCGGCGCACAGCGATCAGGAGCATCTGCACGTGTTCGTCGACTCCGACCCGTCGATCCCCGACCGGACCCGGGCGCTGCTCCATGGAGGCGAGGACCCGCGCCCCAAGCTGCTCGCCAGCGGTCGCCGGCTCATCGACGCCGGGGCGGAGCTCATCTGCCTGCCGTGCAACACGTCGCATGCGTTCTACGAGTGGCTGCAGGAGCGCATCGACGTGCCGATCGTGCACATGGTCGACGAGGCCGCGACCGCGGCGAGGAAGCGCGCCAAAGGCTCGTTGTGCGGCCTGCTCGCGACCTCGGGTACGGCCGCGACCGGCATCTACGCGACGGCACTGCACCACGTCGGCCTGGAAATCGCCCTGCCCGGCGCCGAGCACCAGCGGGCCGTGCACGAGTCGATTTCGGTGATCAAGGCCGGCGGGTCGCTCGACGACGCGGCCGCGCTGTGCGCCGAGTCCGTCGATGCCCTCCTCGCCGACGGCGCGACCATGCTGATCCTGGGTTGCACGGAGCTGTCGCTCATCGCCGACCGGCTGGGTCATACTGCACAGGTCGTCGACGCGCTCCAGGCCATGGCGGAGGCCACGGTCGACATCGCGCTCGGCCGGCGCGCGGCCGTGTCCCTCTGACCTGGTGAGGCCATGTCCTACGAGATCCTCCTCAGTTGCGGTTCCGATCGGCCCGAGGACCGCGCCCGACGCCGGGCGACCGTCGGCCGCGCCGCCGGCCTGGTGCCCGGCGCCACGTCGTCGCGCATCGCCGAGACACCCACCGCGACGTGTGCGCTCGTCGCCACCGAGCCGGCCGGTGGCACGCTGGCGGAGTTCCGTGAGGACGCTTCGGGCTCCTTCGTGGCCGTCGCGACCACCGCGCATGGGCTGGCGGTCGCGGCCACGTCGGATGGCCAGCTCGCCGGCGCCGAGGCCGGGCACGTGGGCGTGCACCTGCGCACCGACGGCACGGTGTCCGCCGGCACCGACGGCATGGCGTTCCTGCCCGCCTACTGGGCGGAATCCGACAGCGGCGGTCTGTTGCTCTCGACCCATCTCGCCTCGCTGGTCAGCCTCGGGCTGCCGAACCGCGTCGACGAGCGCGGCCTCCTCGAATACCTCGTGATGCTCCACCCGCTTCAGGAGCGGACGCTGCTCGCCGGCGCCGGACTGCTCGCCCCCGGCACCCACCTCGAGTGGAGTCAGGCCGACGGCGGCCACCGCAAGGGCATGCCGCTGTTCCAGCCGTCAGCCGAGTCCATGTCCGACGACGAGGCCGTCGCGGCCTTCGCGGAAGTCTGGCGCGAGGTCGTCGCCGACGTCCTCGGGCGCAACGCCGGCGCGCGCCTCGCGTTGGGCCTCAGCGGCGGCCTCGACAGCCGCGCCATCGCCGTCATGGCCACCGAGCTGGGTGCGCGGCCGGTGAGCTACACCTATGGCAACGGCCGGAACCGCGAGGCCGTGGTGGCGGCCCGAGTGGCCGAGCGCCTCGGCCTGCCGCACGTGCAGGTTCCGGTCACCGACGATCGCCTGCTGCGCCAGGCGCCGCGCATCGCCGACCGCCTCGACGGAGCGCACAGCCCGGCCGAGATGTACGAGCTGTGGTTCGACGACCTGCTGCCCACGTTCGCGGATGTCATCGTCAACGGGCTGGCCGGCGGCCCGATCTGGGGTGACGACAAGGGGTTGGGTATCACCGACCCGACGCAGGCGGCCGAGCGCCAGTGGCACCGCTACCAGGGCAGCGTCGCCGCCATGGCTCCGTATCTCAGCGACGACGTGCGCGGCGAGGCGCCGGCCGTGATCCGCGACGGCCTCGCGGAGTCGATGGCCGGGTGGGACTTTTCGCAGCGCGGCGACGCCGTGATCTTCTGGAAGCTCGCCAACCGCCAACTCCGGTGGGGCAACATCCTGGTGAACGCTCTGCGCCGGTCCGGGCTGCGCATCGAGGCACCGTTCCTGGACAGCCGGGTCCTGCGGTTCGCGTCGCGGCTCACCACCGACCAGCGCCGCAACGGGACGCTCTACCTGCAGGCCCATCGGGAGCTGTTCGCAGCCACCGCGAACATCGGCCGCAGCGACGACGGCAACAGCCCGCACGGCCTCACCCACGTCTACTGGTCCGGCGACAGCTCATTCCTGGGCCAGCTGTCAGCACTGGGCCGCAGGCACCCGGTGTCCGCGGGCCGCCGCGCCGCGCGGTTCGCGCTGCAGACCGGCGCCGGCCACCTGCGGCAGCGCACGGGGTTGGCTCGACCCGCCGACGTCATCGACAGGCGCGCCTCTGTGTTCCCGGCGGACCTCTGGGCCCGCACGAGGCCGGTCTATGCGCAGCGGCTCGCGACCTTCCTCGAAGCAGCGCCGCCGAGCCCGCTGCTCTCCGAGTCCGCGATCGCGAGGGCCGCGGCCGAGCTGCGCGCCGGGCGGTCGCCGTCGGACCCGCTGCTGCTCGCGAAGGTCGCCACTGCCAACCACTGGCTCGCCGACTACGCGACCCGTGCGGCCGCCGTCAACGGGGCCGGCTAGCCACGCAAGCCGCCGGTCAGGCCGATCGAGGGATGCGGCCGCGCAGCAGCGCCACGAGCGCAGCCCGGTGCGTCGGGCGGCCCAGCGCGGCGCGAACCGCCTCGTTGAGCACGACCACGCACCAGTAGGCGGCCGACGCGATCGGCCCGTGCCGCTTGCGGTAGAGCTTCGTGCGGTTAACGGCCAGCACGCTCCACAGCCACGGCGATCGGCTCATCTCACCGCCCGGGTGAACGGCGACGGCGTCGGGCACGTAGCTGAGGTGGTAGCCGGCGTCGCGCGCCCGCAGCGCGTAGTCGGTCTCCTCGGAGTAGAGGAAGAACTCCTCGGACCAGAGCCCGACGGCGTCGAAGGTGCGCCGCGAGATGAACATGGCCGCGCCGGTGGCCCAGTCGGCGGTGGCGCCGTGGACGTAGTAGGCCGGATCGCGGATCATGTCGCCGAGCCGGGGGAAACGCGCTGCTCGGTGCCCGCCGAGGACTGCCTCGCCCACGGCGCGCAGCAGCGTGGGCTCGCGACGCAGCGAGAACTTGAGATTGCCGGACGTGTCGAGGATCCGGGGGACCGCGACACCGATCTCGTGGCTGCCGGAGACCTCGTCGAGCAGGCTGCGGACCGCGCCCGCGGACAGGACGGCGTCCGGGTTGAGGACGAGCACGCCGCGTTCCCCCACACCCTGTCGCAGAGCGACGTTGAGTCCGGCGCCGTAGCCGAGATTGCCCCCCGCGTCGACGACCACGGCCCACGGCGCGAGTGACCTGACCAGGTCCGGCGTGCCATCATCCGACGCGTTGTCGACGACGACGACGCGCGCCGAATCGATGCCCTTCAGCGCGGTCGGAAGCGATTCGAGGAAGGGCTCGACGATCGCCGCGCTGTTGTAGGTGACCGCCACGACGACCACCTCCGGCTCTGTCCCGGCGCTCGCCGCGGCGACGGCGTCCGGCACGGCCAACACAGAGCTCACCACGTCGCCGGCTTTCCGGCCAGCCGCCTCATCCGGTTGCGGACTGTCTTCGCCTTGCGCCGCCAGCCGCGGTAGGCGTTCGGGTTCAGCGACGCCGTCTGCAGGACGTAGGCGCTCTGCCGCAGCTGGGCGAGCCAGTCGTCGACCGTCTGGACGCCGTTGGCCTGCGCCGAGAGCGGCATCCGCGCGGCCAACTCGGCGTCGGTGCGCACCAGCGTGTGCGGCGAGCGCGGGTCGTCCATGTGGTCCTCGGGGACGAACGGGTAGTAGTAGCCGTTGACGCCGCCGACGCGGGCCACCCGCAGGCAGTACCCGGTGAACGACTCGGTCTCGCCGAGCACGCCGAGCCGCTCGACGTACGAGCGGGGCATCAGGTAGCCGCTGCCCTGGACCCACAGGTTGCGCATCAGCTGGTGGCCGTCGCGGAACGTCTCGATCTTGCGCTGCGCCAGTTCCGGCCGGAAGTCCTCGTCGGGGTGGCGCCAGCTGCCGATGACGCCGAAGTCGGGGTTCGC
Protein-coding sequences here:
- a CDS encoding fibronectin type III domain-containing protein, which encodes MNLRGQRARSLGLIAVGVTTAALLIPPLAVAETTSITSDDFSSGTLGSAWTVVDPLGDGTVAVTGTGTTNARLTIDVPAGTEHNAWRSADVPRVMQSVADADVSVEAKFDTMPSAATQDMGLLFEQSPTTFVRVDVFDAGAGPRLFASSTVNGTPKTRTNQALPDLGSIRLRVDRAGDSWTVHWSGDGQSWTTAVTFTQAIDLSRVGPYAGNAGGTSSPAFTAAIDYVFDPAASVSPEDGTGSEPEPTPTPTPTPTPTPTPTPTPTPTPTPTPTPAPGSAFVSDDFATGALGSRWSIVDPAGDGTVTLTGAGTADARLVLGVPGGSDHNPWRSADSLRAVQSVPDDDITVEAKFDSMPTLKNQTQGLLFEQSPGTFTRFDVFHDGTGLRLFASSTVNGTAKSRLNQSLAALPSVRLRVSRAGDTWTLSWSADGQSWTTAATFTQAIELNRVGPHAGNAGGSAAPAYSALVDYVFDPARPIDPEDGTELPPDTTPPVIGQPTVTATAVSATVQWTTNEPAGGAVDYGLTTSYGSTVTESGAALNHSVTLTGLEPETTYLYRVRGSDLAGNPGAPVTGTFTTAAPTGSGDEIDVWYGPQQSFGTPAHTQPWVNILGAVADPANVTALTYRVDGGSAKPLSIGPDNRRLQNPGDFNIDIPRSSLSTGQHTVAINATYRNGHQASANVTVSVASPGALSMPRTVNWSGSTPLQNQGQVVDGRWVISNGTLRTATTGYDRLVAVGDLRWTDYEVTVPMTVHSFGPGAYTHLSGAPMIGLGLRWQGHTAVDSSQPAWDWFPAGAYSWYRFFEDGARWELRGNGNSPVKRGTREGSGIAFGTSYTMKVRVESLAQGARYSMKWWRTGTAEPAAWSATIDDTDSVANGSIVLIAHQLDATFGAVQITPVPGSP
- a CDS encoding oligosaccharide flippase family protein, producing the protein MTAETIERQAPGRHAAGRRRPVRRQAIHDSTDDLLAARYEARRAKPKRHSKLRSATIWSYSLTIGKMAITTGLSLALAAMLGPRAFGVIAMALVFTNFIEMLQQQGMMPAIIARKTLSNLHADTAFWLVLGTGVVCTGLGLLAAPWWAGLNGLPELAPVIQVLALSVPLSSSVVVHEAILRRHLDFRKLAVRSWSSVLAGGVAGIAAAVAGWGVWALVTQQVVTTVTTVVVLWRVSHWRPRLRFSSGAAKDLWRYSVRSSASSLGLFLGGRLDVILAGALFGPVLVGLYRMGQRLTSMVVDVTARSMQAVSLPGLSALQDDQDAFNERLLRMQRVTAALALPMLGIVAGVAPAVQSLLGGEWAGTTEAIRILAVSQALSALTLLLGPALQARGKPGTLAVVLWIWGGLGAAALLTAAALDDAALSQLAVLCWAIVAASAGAAVLLLAVASRTFGIRITTFFMIFLPAVGAGIAAAGVASAVTWQLATSPLVAALLGGLLGAMVSVVVLAALDPVVRTILTPLLQVTSLQRFAVHVSLGTVTKRSRAQETAQSRTRRD
- a CDS encoding right-handed parallel beta-helix repeat-containing protein is translated as MPKYGGNPARRRTRRHIIVITLIVALLGGGGAVAYALQPDEPTSTVADDTLSAARQIGAPEPKPTRHQYWKRGWHRTPKPTATPTPTPTQEPTEEPQPEPTQSEEPEETQVPEPEPPAEDVDYGDFPTMETTGPRTSDFTQSDSLSSEENGQVIEGLEVSGRIQIEHDDVVLRDVRINHVAQENGQYALHITEKSNGECPRNVVIEHIEIAGDTDVLDDRAKSFYSECPFTMTNSRVYDVGTGLRFTNGAHIEGNFIRANHYNPDSGTHRSGMGMNGGADHVIVNNTIECEGPGCSGAFVMYGDFAQVSNVLVEHNLFNTTGSYCTYAGSLDSKEFPVAENVRYIDNHFGRKFFDTCGRYGPAAGRDSNGGPGFVWEGNVWADTGEPVE
- a CDS encoding aspartate/glutamate racemase family protein encodes the protein MSGPATRRAPLTVGVLGGMGPMATVEAFRRITAITPAHSDQEHLHVFVDSDPSIPDRTRALLHGGEDPRPKLLASGRRLIDAGAELICLPCNTSHAFYEWLQERIDVPIVHMVDEAATAARKRAKGSLCGLLATSGTAATGIYATALHHVGLEIALPGAEHQRAVHESISVIKAGGSLDDAAALCAESVDALLADGATMLILGCTELSLIADRLGHTAQVVDALQAMAEATVDIALGRRAAVSL
- a CDS encoding asparagine synthetase B family protein; the protein is MSYEILLSCGSDRPEDRARRRATVGRAAGLVPGATSSRIAETPTATCALVATEPAGGTLAEFREDASGSFVAVATTAHGLAVAATSDGQLAGAEAGHVGVHLRTDGTVSAGTDGMAFLPAYWAESDSGGLLLSTHLASLVSLGLPNRVDERGLLEYLVMLHPLQERTLLAGAGLLAPGTHLEWSQADGGHRKGMPLFQPSAESMSDDEAVAAFAEVWREVVADVLGRNAGARLALGLSGGLDSRAIAVMATELGARPVSYTYGNGRNREAVVAARVAERLGLPHVQVPVTDDRLLRQAPRIADRLDGAHSPAEMYELWFDDLLPTFADVIVNGLAGGPIWGDDKGLGITDPTQAAERQWHRYQGSVAAMAPYLSDDVRGEAPAVIRDGLAESMAGWDFSQRGDAVIFWKLANRQLRWGNILVNALRRSGLRIEAPFLDSRVLRFASRLTTDQRRNGTLYLQAHRELFAATANIGRSDDGNSPHGLTHVYWSGDSSFLGQLSALGRRHPVSAGRRAARFALQTGAGHLRQRTGLARPADVIDRRASVFPADLWARTRPVYAQRLATFLEAAPPSPLLSESAIARAAAELRAGRSPSDPLLLAKVATANHWLADYATRAAAVNGAG
- a CDS encoding glycosyltransferase family 2 protein, encoding MLAVPDAVAAASAGTEPEVVVVAVTYNSAAIVEPFLESLPTALKGIDSARVVVVDNASDDGTPDLVRSLAPWAVVVDAGGNLGYGAGLNVALRQGVGERGVLVLNPDAVLSAGAVRSLLDEVSGSHEIGVAVPRILDTSGNLKFSLRREPTLLRAVGEAVLGGHRAARFPRLGDMIRDPAYYVHGATADWATGAAMFISRRTFDAVGLWSEEFFLYSEETDYALRARDAGYHLSYVPDAVAVHPGGEMSRSPWLWSVLAVNRTKLYRKRHGPIASAAYWCVVVLNEAVRAALGRPTHRAALVALLRGRIPRSA
- a CDS encoding glycosyltransferase; amino-acid sequence: MGHRADIVMITYKSAGYLHLSLPRLLETCGPDDRVWLWHNGDDEATIEALRPYRDDPRVYRYHHSRENVRLRPPTSWLWTQSEARFVSKVDDDCLVEPGWLDTFTAAHDANPDFGVIGSWRHPDEDFRPELAQRKIETFRDGHQLMRNLWVQGSGYLMPRSYVERLGVLGETESFTGYCLRVARVGGVNGYYYPFVPEDHMDDPRSPHTLVRTDAELAARMPLSAQANGVQTVDDWLAQLRQSAYVLQTASLNPNAYRGWRRKAKTVRNRMRRLAGKPATW